The genomic interval GCAATGTTTCCTCGGGTCTTGTCCGCGACGATTACTACAACTGGCCGGAACAGTTGCTGAAGATGATTGACGAGCTGAAGCCGGCAATGGTCGTCGTCATGATCGGCGCCAACGACCGCCAGCAGATGGTGACCGATACCGCCAAGGAGAAGTTCCGCACCGACGGCTGGTTTACCGAATATCGCCGGCGCGTTCTTTCCTTCGGCAAGGAAGTCACCAGCCGCAAGATCCCCCTTCTCTGGGTCGGCCTTCCCGCCTTCGAATCCGATCAGATGACAGCCGATGCCGTTCAGATGAACCAGCTTTATCGTAACCAGGTCGAGAGCATCGGCGGCGAATTCGTCGATATCTGGGATGGTTTTGTCGACGAAAACGGCAATTTCATCGTCACCGGCTCCGACGTGAACGGCCAGCAGGTGCGCCTGCGCACCTCCGACGGCATCAATCTCACCCAGGCCGGCCGGCGCAAGCTTGCCTTTTATGTGGAGAAGCCGGCCCGCCGTATTCTCGGCGCCCAGGCAAGCCCTGATCTGGTGCGCCTGGATGAAAGCAACTTGCCTGGCCTCGGCCTTCCCACCAATCCGGTCGAACACACCGTGCCTATCAGCCTCTCCGATCCCAATCTCGACGGCGGCACCGAGCTTCTCGGGGCACAGCCGCCGCCGATGACGCTGACGAAGTCGCCGCGCGATCTCCTGGTCGAGCAGGGAGAGATGAGGCCGGCTCCTGTCGGGCGCGTCGACGACTACCGCATGCCGGCGACCAAGACGCCAGCCGAAGTCTCGGTGAAATGAGAAGGTCGGCGCGAGGTGGTGTTCCCGGGCTGCCACAAACCACAGCAAAATCCGCGACGTCATCCTCGGCCTTGTGTCGAGGATCTGCGCCGGTCCATTAAGATAAATACTTTTCCGTCAAGCAATCGCTGTGGTTAGATGCTCGGCACAGGGCCGAGCATGACGGAGGAGACTTTGTCAACAAACTGAGGAGGTCTCGCGAGGTGCCTTCCTTTCGTTTGCGCCGCCTGCGGCCGCACGACGAAAGAGCGCGCTGTCGGACATAAAAAGCTCCGCCGGAAGGGCGGAGTTCGTCTCATTGTGGGCCTATGTGAGGTGCGATCAGTTCGGCAGGACGGTCGAGCCCATCAAGGCCTCGTCGATGGCGCGTGCCGCCTGGCGGCCTTC from Rhizobium lentis carries:
- a CDS encoding SGNH/GDSL hydrolase family protein — translated: MPADAELPMTKKTDRTTEIRWLMLALMAASLCLGAVAPVTVAQAQEQRYQRRSILDFFLGRRYLDDSPQAPDVPQPRRQQRKRPPPAQKAVVNPRTTPPVRAPVQEEEPVVQKLPDARKILIVGDFLASGLGDGLTAAFETSPGVIVEARGNVSSGLVRDDYYNWPEQLLKMIDELKPAMVVVMIGANDRQQMVTDTAKEKFRTDGWFTEYRRRVLSFGKEVTSRKIPLLWVGLPAFESDQMTADAVQMNQLYRNQVESIGGEFVDIWDGFVDENGNFIVTGSDVNGQQVRLRTSDGINLTQAGRRKLAFYVEKPARRILGAQASPDLVRLDESNLPGLGLPTNPVEHTVPISLSDPNLDGGTELLGAQPPPMTLTKSPRDLLVEQGEMRPAPVGRVDDYRMPATKTPAEVSVK